Proteins from one Halovivax limisalsi genomic window:
- a CDS encoding glycosyltransferase, which translates to MTDPTASIVIRCYNEREHIGKLLHGIFEQSFEEFEVLLVDSGSTDGTLEIARQYPIEDVVHIPPEKFSFGRALNYGCEAARGDYCVFVSAHCYPKRVDWLSRLLEKFDDEDVAMVYGKQRGGGPTKFSERQIFRRWFPESDIDYQLTPFANNANAAIRRDVWEEFPYDERLTGLEDLDWGKRVKEAGYEISYASAAEVVHVHDESPGEIYNRYRREAIAHKQIIPDQEFTLFDFVRAYARNVLSDGRTALEEGSLLDHLGSILTFRLLQFWGTYRGFSRDETVSEQLRQRFYYPDKNGYPAESNATDEDSKAPPVDYTAVDFEYPIEDISD; encoded by the coding sequence ATGACCGATCCAACGGCATCGATCGTTATCCGATGCTACAACGAACGGGAGCACATCGGCAAGCTCCTCCACGGGATCTTCGAGCAGTCGTTCGAGGAGTTCGAGGTGCTGCTCGTCGACTCCGGTTCGACGGACGGGACGCTCGAGATCGCCCGTCAGTATCCGATCGAAGATGTCGTTCACATTCCGCCTGAGAAGTTTTCGTTCGGCCGGGCACTCAACTACGGGTGTGAGGCTGCACGCGGCGACTACTGCGTCTTCGTCAGCGCTCACTGCTATCCGAAGCGCGTCGACTGGCTCTCGCGACTTCTCGAAAAGTTCGACGACGAGGACGTCGCGATGGTCTACGGGAAACAGCGCGGCGGCGGCCCGACGAAGTTCTCCGAACGCCAGATTTTCCGTCGCTGGTTCCCCGAATCGGACATCGACTACCAGCTCACGCCGTTCGCGAACAACGCCAACGCGGCGATCCGACGGGATGTCTGGGAGGAGTTCCCGTACGACGAACGATTGACCGGCCTCGAAGATCTCGACTGGGGTAAACGAGTCAAAGAGGCCGGCTACGAGATCTCCTACGCCTCGGCGGCCGAGGTCGTCCACGTCCACGACGAGAGTCCAGGCGAGATCTACAATCGTTACCGTCGGGAAGCCATCGCTCACAAGCAAATCATTCCGGACCAGGAGTTCACGCTCTTCGATTTCGTTCGAGCCTACGCCCGTAACGTGCTATCCGACGGTCGAACGGCTCTGGAGGAGGGCTCGCTTCTCGACCATCTCGGAAGCATTCTGACGTTTCGATTGTTGCAGTTCTGGGGGACGTATCGCGGATTTTCGCGGGACGAAACGGTCTCGGAACAGCTTCGCCAGCGATTCTACTACCCCGACAAGAACGGATATCCGGCCGAATCGAATGCGACGGACGAGGACTCGAAGGCGCCACCGGTGGATTACACGGCGGTCGACTTCGAGTATCCGATCGAAGACATCAGCGATTGA
- a CDS encoding C-terminal binding protein, which translates to MRVVVTDRPFPQPNPYHDLLETTDALYDDALTGPEDEIVYPEVTTEEATVEACRGADVIVTFIAPITGRVMDAAGDVSLIVRQGAGYDNIDVTAATERGIPVSNAPDYGSKDVASHGLAMAMAASHDIVRADRQLRSNEGWGSSRVIEPLHSGTYGIVGLGRIGRRAVPMARGLGMDVIAYDPVLDDDIFEALDVEPVSFDDLLDRSDCVALHAPLTDVTHHMFSAEEFSKMKSSAILVNVARGPLVDEDALVEAVESGEIRAAALDVFESEPPTDSPVLECDGITVSPHHAGSSPAAKERKISIVRDEIERALRGEALHNVVNQEVYQFRG; encoded by the coding sequence ATGCGAGTCGTCGTCACCGATCGGCCCTTCCCGCAACCGAACCCGTATCACGACTTACTGGAGACGACAGACGCCCTCTACGACGACGCTCTCACGGGTCCGGAGGACGAGATCGTCTACCCCGAGGTAACCACCGAGGAGGCGACGGTCGAGGCCTGTCGCGGTGCGGACGTCATCGTGACGTTCATCGCCCCGATCACCGGGCGCGTGATGGACGCAGCCGGTGACGTTTCTCTCATCGTTCGACAGGGGGCCGGCTACGACAACATCGACGTGACCGCCGCGACGGAGCGGGGAATTCCCGTCTCGAACGCCCCGGATTACGGGTCGAAAGACGTCGCGAGTCACGGTCTCGCGATGGCCATGGCCGCGAGTCACGACATCGTTCGGGCGGATCGACAACTGCGTTCGAACGAAGGATGGGGCTCGTCCCGGGTTATCGAACCGCTCCACAGCGGGACGTACGGGATCGTCGGACTGGGTCGAATCGGTCGCCGGGCCGTCCCGATGGCGCGCGGTCTCGGGATGGACGTCATCGCGTACGACCCGGTGCTGGACGACGACATCTTCGAGGCGCTCGACGTCGAACCGGTCTCGTTCGACGACCTGCTCGATCGCTCCGATTGCGTCGCCCTGCACGCGCCGCTCACAGACGTCACCCACCACATGTTCTCCGCCGAGGAGTTTTCGAAGATGAAATCCTCCGCGATTCTCGTCAACGTCGCCCGGGGCCCGCTCGTCGACGAGGACGCGCTCGTCGAGGCCGTCGAATCCGGCGAGATCCGGGCCGCAGCGCTGGACGTGTTCGAATCGGAGCCGCCGACTGACTCGCCCGTCCTCGAATGCGACGGGATCACGGTCTCACCGCATCACGCCGGGAGTTCGCCGGCGGCGAAGGAACGCAAAATTTCGATCGTCCGCGACGAGATCGAACGCGCACTTCGCGGCGAGGCGCTCCACAACGTCGTCAACCAGGAAGTCTACCAGTTTCGGGGCTGA
- a CDS encoding 3-deoxy-manno-octulosonate cytidylyltransferase, producing MRVDAVIPVRMGSSRYPGKPLVDIEGFSMVEHVYRRTKRSDVVDGTYVATPDEEIREEAESFGAEVIVTGEHSRATDRVAEAAESLEGDIVIVMQGDEPLVYPEMIDAAVEPMLEDDSIDCVNLGKELESEAAFRDPNTVKVVVDGDWEALYFSREPIPNLHDTTFEDTAVYKQVCVLPFRREALFEFTSMAETPLERAESIDMLRLLENGRTVQIVETDRTIHAVDTPEDHERVNEMMATDELYLDYADDAK from the coding sequence ATGCGCGTTGACGCAGTCATTCCCGTCCGAATGGGGTCGTCGCGATATCCGGGCAAACCGCTCGTCGACATCGAGGGCTTCTCGATGGTCGAACACGTCTACCGGCGGACGAAACGAAGCGACGTCGTCGACGGGACGTACGTGGCGACGCCCGACGAGGAGATCCGCGAGGAGGCCGAATCCTTCGGCGCCGAGGTCATCGTGACCGGCGAACACTCGCGGGCGACGGACCGAGTCGCCGAAGCGGCCGAATCCCTCGAGGGCGATATCGTCATCGTCATGCAGGGCGACGAGCCGCTCGTCTACCCGGAGATGATCGACGCCGCGGTCGAACCGATGCTCGAAGACGACTCGATCGACTGCGTCAACCTCGGAAAGGAACTCGAATCCGAGGCCGCGTTTCGCGATCCGAACACGGTCAAAGTCGTCGTCGACGGGGACTGGGAGGCGCTGTACTTCTCGCGCGAACCGATTCCGAACCTCCACGACACGACGTTCGAGGACACCGCGGTGTACAAGCAGGTCTGCGTGCTCCCGTTCCGCCGCGAGGCGCTCTTCGAGTTCACGTCGATGGCCGAGACGCCGCTCGAACGCGCCGAATCGATCGACATGCTACGGTTGCTGGAGAACGGTCGGACCGTCCAGATCGTCGAGACCGATCGGACTATTCACGCCGTCGACACCCCCGAGGACCACGAACGCGTCAACGAGATGATGGCGACCGACGAACTCTATCTGGACTACGCCGACGACGCGAAGTGA
- a CDS encoding SDR family NAD(P)-dependent oxidoreductase — MNGEREAPTERATATAIVTGSTRGIGAAIARRLASDGASIVVSGRTSEDGDAVVESIEEEGGDAIFHRTDVREPGEIESLVETAEREFGGLDVLVNNAAFETDTKPDEVDLETWDALLETDFRAYWLAAKYAYPALADSDRGAIVNVGSNHAIATHPRKFPYNAIKAGIDGMTRSMAVAWGTDGIRVNSVNPGWTMVERIAADLSDEQLDYLDRIHPIGRIGTPEDVANAVAFLASEEAGFVTGACLAVDGGRTAVLQDDLYLDDLDG; from the coding sequence ATGAACGGTGAACGCGAGGCCCCAACCGAACGCGCCACCGCGACGGCGATCGTGACCGGGAGTACGCGCGGCATCGGCGCGGCGATCGCCCGGCGACTGGCGAGCGATGGGGCGTCGATCGTCGTCAGCGGTCGAACGAGCGAGGACGGAGACGCCGTCGTCGAATCCATCGAGGAAGAGGGCGGAGACGCCATCTTCCATCGGACTGACGTCCGCGAGCCCGGCGAGATCGAGTCGCTCGTCGAGACCGCCGAGCGCGAATTCGGTGGGCTCGACGTGCTCGTCAACAACGCGGCCTTCGAGACCGACACGAAACCGGACGAGGTGGATCTGGAGACGTGGGACGCCCTCCTCGAAACGGATTTCCGGGCGTACTGGCTCGCGGCGAAGTATGCGTATCCAGCGCTCGCCGACAGCGACCGAGGAGCGATCGTCAACGTCGGCTCGAACCACGCGATCGCGACCCACCCCCGGAAGTTCCCGTACAACGCGATCAAGGCCGGGATCGACGGAATGACGCGATCGATGGCGGTCGCCTGGGGCACAGACGGAATCAGAGTGAACAGCGTCAATCCGGGCTGGACGATGGTCGAACGAATTGCTGCGGACCTGAGCGACGAGCAACTCGATTACCTCGACCGGATCCACCCCATCGGACGGATCGGCACGCCCGAAGACGTCGCGAACGCGGTCGCATTCCTCGCGAGCGAGGAAGCCGGGTTCGTGACCGGCGCTTGCCTCGCCGTCGACGGCGGGCGGACGGCCGTCTTGCAGGACGATCTCTATCTCGACGATCTCGACGGGTGA
- a CDS encoding LTA synthase family protein produces MTPAQLKTGIRHPDRALRFLKNRVGSRLLRWSFDDNGVHVLDEQWDTLIILDCGRYDVFAELVTAGDAPVEVDGELGNVRSLASVTNNFVKRNFRDRRAHDLVYLSANPAVASQAEYLDIHKLVGMWHDTPEEKRGQENRRALTDPRPVVERALELHDEYPNKRHVVHLLPPHVPHLFKDGERLPEESPYRNYEAARAGDVEASEMRRVYAENYRYALQEIAPLVSELEGKIVVTADHGELLGEGMPRWMKFFHTRWGDRWEKYDFGHYDNVDVPGLVEVPWLEVPFDDRREVVAEPPTTDEYDTESIEDTLTALGYRT; encoded by the coding sequence ATGACCCCCGCCCAACTCAAAACGGGGATCCGCCATCCCGATCGCGCTCTCCGATTTTTGAAAAACAGGGTCGGCTCTCGACTCCTTCGGTGGTCGTTCGACGACAACGGCGTCCACGTCCTCGACGAGCAGTGGGACACCCTGATTATTCTCGACTGCGGGCGCTACGACGTGTTTGCGGAACTGGTCACGGCCGGAGACGCGCCGGTGGAGGTGGACGGAGAACTCGGGAACGTGCGCTCGCTCGCGTCCGTGACGAACAATTTCGTCAAACGCAACTTTCGCGACCGACGGGCCCACGATCTCGTCTACCTGTCCGCGAACCCGGCGGTTGCGAGCCAGGCGGAGTACCTGGACATCCACAAACTCGTCGGCATGTGGCACGACACGCCGGAGGAAAAGCGGGGCCAGGAAAACCGTCGTGCGCTGACCGACCCCCGGCCGGTCGTCGAGCGGGCGCTCGAACTGCACGATGAGTACCCGAACAAGCGACACGTCGTCCACCTGCTTCCGCCGCACGTCCCCCACCTGTTCAAGGACGGCGAACGCCTCCCCGAGGAGTCACCGTATCGCAACTACGAAGCAGCCCGCGCCGGCGACGTAGAAGCGAGCGAGATGCGGCGGGTCTACGCCGAAAACTACCGGTACGCACTCCAGGAGATAGCGCCGCTGGTGAGCGAACTCGAGGGAAAAATCGTGGTGACGGCCGACCACGGCGAACTGCTCGGCGAGGGAATGCCCCGGTGGATGAAGTTCTTCCATACGCGGTGGGGGGATCGGTGGGAGAAGTACGACTTCGGCCACTACGACAACGTCGACGTTCCGGGACTGGTCGAGGTCCCGTGGCTCGAGGTACCGTTCGACGACCGACGAGAGGTCGTAGCCGAACCACCGACCACCGACGAGTACGATACGGAGAGTATCGAAGACACACTCACTGCATTGGGCTATCGGACCTGA
- a CDS encoding glycosyltransferase family 61 protein: protein MYLLKEAPGHLRPDIRDQLSYRWYNPYGHVTRGELRSQCDRADSIWYYGSRERFEIAPPISGPPPELFDGVIGTHEVPRSFVCEVPSVRLFGDWALSQRLDGTYVVEEMGHESTLRNRLLETFRSFGIRRRVSEIAKPSPEQFARPDFETIINLVPRHGGRHNNYVNFGHWILEDLPRLRGYHRYYEATGRKPTLLLKNDPPSWMIETLTLLGFSSSDWTEWNRESATVSRLVVPKLSYIHSVGAEYQPSDRKWVVDRMKSAVDLSTDAAFPERVFVSRQGQDRRKIANYDAVMETLSEFGFESIRPEELSIESQIRLFDQAEVVVGPFGANLTNVVFATDATLIEIFPPGAIKTVFYIVASEQGLRYDFVRGDLTEDGPANTPRNSDIVVPLEDLTAKLDALELDDSGADF from the coding sequence GTGTATCTGTTGAAGGAAGCGCCCGGTCATCTGCGTCCGGATATTCGGGATCAGTTGTCTTATCGCTGGTACAATCCGTACGGCCACGTTACGAGAGGCGAACTACGATCACAGTGTGATCGAGCGGATTCGATCTGGTATTACGGGTCCAGGGAGCGGTTCGAAATCGCGCCACCGATTTCGGGACCCCCGCCGGAACTGTTCGACGGCGTGATTGGTACACACGAGGTCCCCCGCTCGTTCGTCTGTGAAGTCCCATCAGTCCGGTTGTTCGGCGACTGGGCGTTGAGTCAACGGCTGGATGGGACCTACGTCGTCGAGGAGATGGGACACGAATCCACGCTCCGGAATCGATTGCTGGAGACCTTCCGCTCGTTCGGCATCCGACGACGCGTGAGCGAGATCGCCAAACCGTCGCCGGAGCAGTTTGCCCGGCCGGATTTCGAGACGATTATCAACCTCGTGCCCCGCCACGGGGGACGCCACAACAATTACGTTAATTTCGGCCACTGGATTCTGGAGGATCTCCCGCGCTTGCGAGGATATCATCGGTATTACGAGGCGACTGGTCGCAAGCCGACCCTCCTGTTGAAGAATGATCCGCCGTCGTGGATGATCGAGACGCTGACGTTACTCGGGTTCTCTTCGTCCGACTGGACGGAGTGGAACCGGGAAAGCGCTACCGTCTCTCGGTTGGTCGTCCCGAAGTTGAGTTACATTCACAGCGTCGGCGCAGAATATCAGCCGTCGGACAGAAAATGGGTCGTCGACCGGATGAAGTCAGCGGTCGATCTCTCGACCGACGCCGCATTCCCGGAACGCGTCTTCGTCTCGAGACAGGGACAGGACAGGCGGAAGATCGCCAATTACGATGCAGTTATGGAAACGCTGTCCGAGTTCGGATTCGAATCGATTCGCCCCGAGGAGTTATCCATTGAATCGCAAATTAGACTCTTCGATCAGGCTGAGGTGGTCGTCGGCCCGTTCGGTGCTAATTTGACCAACGTCGTATTCGCGACGGATGCAACGTTGATCGAAATATTCCCGCCCGGCGCGATCAAGACGGTATTCTATATCGTGGCGAGCGAACAGGGCCTGCGATACGATTTCGTCCGCGGTGACCTGACCGAAGATGGACCGGCGAACACGCCTCGAAATTCGGATATCGTGGTCCCGCTTGAGGACCTGACAGCAAAGCTTGATGCGCTCGAATTGGACGACAGTGGGGCTGACTTCTGA
- a CDS encoding cupin domain-containing protein: MAAKIHDVEVRDLQVNTDERGHLVELYRTDWGEFDPDPAMSYYSMTYPGIVRAWHRHTGGQVDYFVCPQGRIKLGIYDDREGSSTRGALETYVIGEHNQRLVRVPGDCWHGFKAIGNEPALIVNFPSERYDYENPDEERIPYDTDEIPLDWEAEPHK; encoded by the coding sequence ATGGCGGCGAAGATACACGATGTCGAGGTCCGAGATCTCCAGGTGAATACGGACGAGCGGGGCCATCTCGTCGAGCTGTACCGTACCGACTGGGGCGAGTTCGATCCAGACCCAGCGATGTCGTATTACTCGATGACGTATCCAGGAATCGTACGCGCATGGCATCGACACACGGGCGGCCAAGTAGACTATTTCGTCTGTCCGCAGGGGCGCATCAAACTCGGTATCTACGACGACCGTGAGGGATCGTCGACGCGCGGGGCGTTAGAGACGTATGTCATCGGCGAGCACAATCAACGACTCGTTCGAGTTCCTGGCGATTGCTGGCACGGGTTCAAGGCGATCGGCAACGAGCCAGCACTCATCGTAAACTTTCCCAGCGAGCGCTACGACTACGAGAACCCGGACGAGGAGCGTATTCCGTACGATACAGACGAGATCCCGCTCGATTGGGAAGCCGAACCACACAAGTAA
- a CDS encoding glucose-1-phosphate thymidylyltransferase, whose translation MKGVLLSGGTGSRLRPITHTGPKQLVPVANKPVLEYAIEDLKDAGITEIGVILGHKGRDEIQELLGDGSSYGVDITYIVQGNPLGLAHAAGCAKDFVGDDDFVMYLGDNILKSGITDLVHSFEAGDYGAGIALQEVEDPQAFGIADVDNAGNVTELIEKPDDPPTNLALIGMYVFSPIVFDAIEGIEPSWRGELEITDAIQSLLDDGQDIDSQVVHGWWKDTGRPEDILEANRLVLEDMQLNRDGQVASDATVEGRVDLDETATIEADAVVRGPVSIAEGTVIGSGTYVGPYTSIGPNSTLEGIHIENSVVIGESTIQTSGQIVDSLLGRGADIGSADEDLPRGRRLVVGENSQLKL comes from the coding sequence ATGAAAGGTGTTCTTCTCTCGGGCGGAACCGGTTCTCGACTACGGCCAATAACACATACGGGACCGAAACAGCTTGTCCCGGTAGCGAACAAACCCGTCCTCGAATACGCGATCGAAGACCTCAAGGACGCCGGGATCACGGAAATTGGCGTTATTCTGGGACACAAGGGCCGCGACGAGATTCAGGAACTCCTCGGTGATGGATCTTCGTACGGTGTCGACATTACGTACATCGTTCAAGGTAATCCACTCGGTCTCGCCCACGCCGCCGGGTGCGCCAAAGATTTCGTCGGTGACGATGACTTCGTGATGTATCTCGGCGATAACATCCTCAAATCCGGAATTACCGATCTCGTCCACAGTTTCGAGGCCGGCGACTACGGCGCCGGGATTGCACTGCAGGAAGTCGAAGATCCCCAGGCGTTCGGTATCGCGGACGTCGATAACGCCGGAAACGTCACCGAACTGATCGAAAAACCCGATGACCCACCGACGAACTTGGCCCTCATCGGAATGTATGTCTTCTCTCCTATTGTATTCGATGCGATCGAAGGTATCGAACCCTCGTGGCGCGGCGAGCTCGAGATAACTGATGCCATCCAGTCGCTGCTTGATGATGGACAGGACATCGACTCACAAGTGGTTCATGGGTGGTGGAAGGACACCGGGCGGCCCGAAGATATTCTCGAAGCCAACCGACTTGTCCTTGAGGATATGCAACTAAATCGGGATGGTCAGGTTGCATCAGATGCGACTGTGGAAGGGAGGGTTGATCTAGACGAAACGGCTACCATCGAGGCCGATGCAGTCGTCCGCGGGCCCGTTTCTATCGCGGAAGGGACCGTTATCGGATCGGGGACGTACGTTGGCCCGTATACGTCAATAGGACCAAACTCGACGCTCGAAGGGATTCACATCGAAAACAGCGTCGTAATTGGCGAATCCACCATTCAGACGAGCGGCCAGATCGTCGACAGCCTTCTTGGTCGCGGCGCGGATATCGGTAGTGCCGACGAGGACCTTCCCCGAGGCCGTCGTCTCGTTGTTGGTGAAAATTCCCAACTCAAATTGTAA
- the rfbD gene encoding dTDP-4-dehydrorhamnose reductase: MTLLVLGAGGLLGSSLVRHCLERSIDVAGTYHSTAPAFDIQLENHDIRNTAAFQSLLDEHRPDTVVNCAALTDVDECESRRERAFEVNGDAPGELATACVKRDVQFVHISTDYVFDGNTTEPYDETVTPSPIQVYGESKLEGEKAVRSASRDTLVTRLSFVYGVRGDTNELIGFPAWVRNTLQAEEKVPLFVDQHLTPTRAGQAVTTVLDLLEQGATGTYHIACRSCVTPYEFGKEIAGLQGKGEELVAKSTRSAVTRDADRPAYTCLDVGAVETELGRPQPTLTEDLQNIGEKLAV, translated from the coding sequence ATGACGCTCCTCGTTCTCGGCGCAGGCGGGTTGCTCGGAAGTTCGCTCGTACGCCACTGTCTGGAACGATCCATCGACGTGGCTGGAACGTACCATTCGACTGCTCCAGCGTTCGATATCCAACTCGAAAACCACGATATTCGTAACACCGCCGCCTTTCAATCACTCCTGGACGAACATCGCCCAGATACCGTCGTAAACTGCGCCGCCCTAACTGATGTCGATGAATGCGAGTCTCGTCGGGAAAGGGCCTTCGAAGTAAATGGCGATGCGCCGGGAGAACTCGCCACAGCGTGTGTGAAACGCGACGTTCAATTCGTTCACATCTCGACGGACTACGTCTTCGACGGCAACACAACTGAGCCATACGACGAAACGGTGACACCATCCCCAATACAGGTCTACGGTGAATCGAAACTGGAGGGCGAAAAAGCCGTTCGTTCCGCCAGCAGGGACACCCTAGTGACGCGGCTTTCGTTCGTCTACGGTGTACGAGGCGATACAAACGAACTCATCGGCTTCCCTGCATGGGTCCGCAATACGTTACAGGCGGAAGAGAAGGTTCCACTATTCGTCGACCAACACCTCACACCAACCAGGGCAGGACAAGCCGTAACAACGGTTCTAGATCTTCTCGAACAGGGAGCCACCGGTACCTATCACATTGCCTGTCGATCATGCGTAACACCATACGAGTTCGGAAAAGAGATCGCAGGACTGCAGGGAAAAGGAGAGGAGTTGGTCGCCAAGAGCACACGATCGGCTGTGACCCGAGACGCGGATCGGCCGGCGTATACCTGTCTGGACGTGGGCGCCGTCGAGACGGAACTTGGACGTCCTCAACCGACACTCACGGAGGACCTCCAGAACATCGGAGAAAAACTCGCAGTCTGA
- the rfbB gene encoding dTDP-glucose 4,6-dehydratase produces MRILVTGGAGFIGSNYVHYTLENSDSEVITLDALTYAGSRDNLDGVLDHPRHEFVEGSVCDRELVTDLISDADAVVNFAAESHVDRSIEGAESFVETNIEGTQALLEASIDADIERFLQISTDEVYGQILDGAFSEEARLNPRNPYAATKASADLLATSYATTHDLPVLITRTCNNFGPRQHSEKLIPKFIQNASLGKELPVYGDGSNIREWIFVQDNCRAIDLVLRKGTPGEVYNIGTGIELTTIEVAEKILDRVGGSTDQITFIRDRPGHDQRYAVDSNKIESLGWEPRWSFKEGLERTVAYYVDNGI; encoded by the coding sequence ATGCGCATTCTCGTTACTGGCGGTGCTGGCTTTATCGGGTCAAATTACGTTCATTACACACTTGAGAACAGTGATAGTGAGGTAATCACGCTCGATGCGCTCACGTACGCAGGTTCGCGTGACAACCTCGATGGGGTTCTCGACCACCCCCGCCACGAGTTTGTTGAAGGAAGCGTTTGCGACCGTGAACTCGTGACAGACCTCATCTCCGACGCTGATGCTGTTGTCAATTTTGCTGCCGAGTCACACGTTGACCGATCCATCGAAGGCGCAGAATCGTTCGTTGAAACAAATATCGAGGGCACGCAAGCGCTCCTTGAGGCCTCCATCGACGCGGATATCGAACGCTTCCTTCAAATCTCCACCGACGAAGTATATGGACAAATTCTTGACGGTGCTTTTAGCGAAGAGGCTCGGCTAAACCCACGAAACCCATACGCTGCTACGAAGGCGAGTGCCGATTTACTCGCTACGAGTTATGCAACTACCCACGACCTCCCGGTTCTTATTACGAGGACCTGTAACAACTTTGGCCCGCGGCAGCACTCGGAGAAACTCATCCCAAAATTCATTCAGAACGCGTCGTTGGGGAAGGAATTACCAGTATACGGCGATGGATCAAATATCCGAGAGTGGATTTTCGTTCAGGACAACTGTCGAGCGATAGACTTAGTCCTCCGTAAGGGCACCCCTGGGGAGGTATACAACATCGGAACCGGAATAGAATTAACTACTATCGAAGTCGCTGAGAAGATTCTGGATCGAGTAGGGGGATCAACAGATCAGATTACCTTTATACGGGACCGGCCAGGACATGATCAACGATATGCAGTAGACTCAAACAAGATCGAGAGCCTTGGATGGGAACCACGCTGGTCGTTCAAAGAAGGCCTTGAGCGAACCGTAGCATACTATGTGGATAACGGAATTTGA
- a CDS encoding FkbM family methyltransferase, producing the protein MVGLATRAIDAYREHGLAHVVSEGYELTIASTIRAAYNDYLRPLLPAGEYPTYNGVTVCAEKHRPHTFDSIVPISVPSSSDRPSYEKPLVDALRTRLNPGDDVVIVGGGYGITSVVAARKIEKAGTVTTYEAIDYRVNVIEQTAAFDGVADQCTVHHAIVGPAINPGGGLPNEGGTGAARNLSAEDLPECDLLELDCEGAEVEILRNLKIRPDTLVVETHGHRGAPEAAVRDELSTLGYTIENSEVVVEENGVYILTATY; encoded by the coding sequence ATGGTAGGGCTTGCTACTAGAGCTATTGACGCGTACCGAGAACACGGACTTGCTCACGTCGTGTCCGAAGGATATGAATTGACAATCGCATCAACTATCCGAGCCGCCTACAACGATTATCTTCGCCCACTGCTTCCAGCAGGCGAGTATCCCACCTACAACGGTGTCACTGTCTGTGCAGAAAAGCACCGACCGCACACGTTCGATTCGATCGTTCCTATTTCAGTACCCTCGTCGTCGGATAGACCCTCGTACGAAAAGCCGCTCGTGGACGCCCTCCGTACGCGTCTGAATCCGGGAGATGACGTCGTGATCGTCGGCGGAGGATACGGGATAACCTCAGTCGTCGCCGCTCGAAAAATCGAGAAGGCAGGGACTGTGACCACGTACGAGGCCATCGATTATCGCGTTAACGTCATCGAACAGACCGCTGCGTTCGACGGAGTCGCCGATCAATGTACCGTCCATCACGCCATCGTCGGTCCAGCCATCAACCCGGGTGGCGGGTTACCGAACGAGGGGGGCACGGGTGCTGCGAGGAACTTGTCCGCGGAAGATCTTCCCGAATGTGATCTACTCGAACTCGATTGTGAAGGCGCCGAGGTCGAGATTTTACGGAATTTGAAGATACGGCCGGACACGCTCGTCGTCGAAACCCACGGTCATCGAGGGGCTCCCGAAGCAGCTGTTCGGGACGAATTATCTACGCTCGGGTACACTATTGAAAACAGTGAAGTTGTAGTCGAAGAAAACGGTGTTTATATCCTCACTGCGACATATTGA